In Numida meleagris isolate 19003 breed g44 Domestic line chromosome 23, NumMel1.0, whole genome shotgun sequence, the following proteins share a genomic window:
- the TMPRSS4 gene encoding transmembrane protease serine 4 isoform X1: protein MDPASERLNGEEPSTRRKASEAQHSWKRIGILVLVAVLVLACLAAVGLLVKVYLDHHYFICKQPLKLVPLRQVCNGEVDCLHGEDEASCPQQVPQGPQPAARLSRDRSILQVLNRNTGAWSCICSDLFSPELAKAACEEMGYSSTPTFHAVDAGVGQPLPPRELVLSDGRLQLPEPGRKCLSGSVVSLLCSSCGESVRTPRVLGGRPAAIEAWPWQVSLRYHGEHICGGSIIDPRWILTAAHCFKNNPIIPSWRVKAGSDVLSGPATLTVEKVFLPEVTPASPKDNDIALVKLQIPLQISDSTKPICLPYFDEELEPGTPLWVLGWGYTQQNGERDIAGSPPSGGRGGTPPSSRILLRTGKLSETLQQAEVRLIDTQSCNLVAYHGEVTQKMLCAGLPEGGVDTCQGDSGGPLLYANRHWQLVGIVSWGQGCGTPSTPGVYTSVRAYLDWIYTVRRSEL, encoded by the exons ATG GACCCAGCCTCTGAGCGGCTGAATGGCGAAG AACCCAGCACGAGACGCAAAGCCTCGGAGGCACAGCACTCCTGGAAGCGGATCGGCATCCTCGTCCTGGTGGCCGTGCTCGTCCTCGCCTGCCTGGCTGCGGTTGGGCTCCTGG TCAAGGTTTACCTGGACCACCACTACTTCATCTGCAAGCAGCCCCTGAAGCTGGTGCCACTGAGGCAGGTTTGCAATGGGGAGGTGGATTGCCTGCATGGTGAGGACGAGGccagctgtccccagcaggTCCCCCAAGGGCCACAGCCTGCCG CCCGTCTTTCCAGGGACAGATCGATCCTGCAGGTGCTGAACAGGAACACCGGAGCCTGGTCCTGCATCTGTTCTGACCTCTTCAGCCCGGAGCTGGCGAAAGCAGCCTGCGAGGAAATGGGCTACAGCAG CACCCCAACCTTCCATGCAGTGGATGcgggtgtggggcagcccctgCCTCCCCGTGAACTGGTGCTGAGCGACGGCCGCCTGCAGCTGCCCGAGCCAGGCAG GAAGTGCCTCTCTGGATCGGTTGTTTCACTCCTTTGTTCCA gctgcggggagagcgTGCGGACGCCGCGCGTGCTGGGCGGGCGGCCGGCAGCCATCGAGGCGTGGCCATGGCAGGTCAGCCTGCGCTACCACGGGGAGCACATCTGCGGCGGCAGCATCATCGATCCGCGCTGGATCCTCACCGCCGCGCACTGCTTCAA GAACAACCCCATCATCCCCAGCTGGCGCGTGAAGGCCGGCTCCGATGTCCTCTCTGGCCCCGCCACCCTCACCGTGGAGAAGGTCTTCCTGCCCGAGGTGACGCCCGCGTCTCCCAAGGACAATGACATTGCGCTGGTGAAGCTGCAGATCCCTCTGCAGATCTCAG ACAGCACCAAGCCCATCTGCCTGCCCTACTTCGACGAGGAGCTGGAGCCAGGCACCCCGCTGTGGGTGTTAGGCTGGGGCTACACGCAGCAGAACGGTGAGCGGGACATTGCGGGCTCCCCGCCCTCCGGGGGCCGCGGGGGAACACCTCCGAGCAGCCGCATTTTGCTGCGCACAGGCAAGCTGTCAGAGACCCTGCAGCAGGCGGAGGTGAGGCTGATCGACACGCAGAGCTGCAACCTGGTGGCGTACCACGGGGAGGTGACGCAGAAGATGCTGTGTGCCGGGCTGCCCGAGGGCGGGGTGGACACCTGCCAG GGGGACAGCGGCGGGCCCCTGCTGTATGCGAACAGGCACTGGCAGCTGGTGGGCATCGTCAGCTGGGGCCAGGGCTGCGGCACCCCCAGCACGCCCGGCGTCTACACCAGCGTCCGAGCATACCTTGACTGGATCTACACAGTCCGCAGG TCGGAGCTCTGA
- the TMPRSS4 gene encoding transmembrane protease serine 4 isoform X2 has protein sequence MDPASERLNGEEPSTRRKASEAQHSWKRIGILVLVAVLVLACLAAVGLLVKVYLDHHYFICKQPLKLVPLRQVCNGEVDCLHGEDEASCPQQVPQGPQPAARLSRDRSILQVLNRNTGAWSCICSDLFSPELAKAACEEMGYSSTPTFHAVDAGVGQPLPPRELVLSDGRLQLPEPGRKCLSGSVVSLLCSSCGESVRTPRVLGGRPAAIEAWPWQVSLRYHGEHICGGSIIDPRWILTAAHCFKNNPIIPSWRVKAGSDVLSGPATLTVEKVFLPEVTPASPKDNDIALVKLQIPLQISDSTKPICLPYFDEELEPGTPLWVLGWGYTQQNGKLSETLQQAEVRLIDTQSCNLVAYHGEVTQKMLCAGLPEGGVDTCQGDSGGPLLYANRHWQLVGIVSWGQGCGTPSTPGVYTSVRAYLDWIYTVRRSEL, from the exons ATG GACCCAGCCTCTGAGCGGCTGAATGGCGAAG AACCCAGCACGAGACGCAAAGCCTCGGAGGCACAGCACTCCTGGAAGCGGATCGGCATCCTCGTCCTGGTGGCCGTGCTCGTCCTCGCCTGCCTGGCTGCGGTTGGGCTCCTGG TCAAGGTTTACCTGGACCACCACTACTTCATCTGCAAGCAGCCCCTGAAGCTGGTGCCACTGAGGCAGGTTTGCAATGGGGAGGTGGATTGCCTGCATGGTGAGGACGAGGccagctgtccccagcaggTCCCCCAAGGGCCACAGCCTGCCG CCCGTCTTTCCAGGGACAGATCGATCCTGCAGGTGCTGAACAGGAACACCGGAGCCTGGTCCTGCATCTGTTCTGACCTCTTCAGCCCGGAGCTGGCGAAAGCAGCCTGCGAGGAAATGGGCTACAGCAG CACCCCAACCTTCCATGCAGTGGATGcgggtgtggggcagcccctgCCTCCCCGTGAACTGGTGCTGAGCGACGGCCGCCTGCAGCTGCCCGAGCCAGGCAG GAAGTGCCTCTCTGGATCGGTTGTTTCACTCCTTTGTTCCA gctgcggggagagcgTGCGGACGCCGCGCGTGCTGGGCGGGCGGCCGGCAGCCATCGAGGCGTGGCCATGGCAGGTCAGCCTGCGCTACCACGGGGAGCACATCTGCGGCGGCAGCATCATCGATCCGCGCTGGATCCTCACCGCCGCGCACTGCTTCAA GAACAACCCCATCATCCCCAGCTGGCGCGTGAAGGCCGGCTCCGATGTCCTCTCTGGCCCCGCCACCCTCACCGTGGAGAAGGTCTTCCTGCCCGAGGTGACGCCCGCGTCTCCCAAGGACAATGACATTGCGCTGGTGAAGCTGCAGATCCCTCTGCAGATCTCAG ACAGCACCAAGCCCATCTGCCTGCCCTACTTCGACGAGGAGCTGGAGCCAGGCACCCCGCTGTGGGTGTTAGGCTGGGGCTACACGCAGCAGAACG GCAAGCTGTCAGAGACCCTGCAGCAGGCGGAGGTGAGGCTGATCGACACGCAGAGCTGCAACCTGGTGGCGTACCACGGGGAGGTGACGCAGAAGATGCTGTGTGCCGGGCTGCCCGAGGGCGGGGTGGACACCTGCCAG GGGGACAGCGGCGGGCCCCTGCTGTATGCGAACAGGCACTGGCAGCTGGTGGGCATCGTCAGCTGGGGCCAGGGCTGCGGCACCCCCAGCACGCCCGGCGTCTACACCAGCGTCCGAGCATACCTTGACTGGATCTACACAGTCCGCAGG TCGGAGCTCTGA
- the TMPRSS4 gene encoding transmembrane protease serine 4 isoform X3 has protein sequence MGRWIACMVRTRPAVPSRSPKGHSLPVTLSLPAARLSRDRSILQVLNRNTGAWSCICSDLFSPELAKAACEEMGYSSTPTFHAVDAGVGQPLPPRELVLSDGRLQLPEPGRKCLSGSVVSLLCSSCGESVRTPRVLGGRPAAIEAWPWQVSLRYHGEHICGGSIIDPRWILTAAHCFKNNPIIPSWRVKAGSDVLSGPATLTVEKVFLPEVTPASPKDNDIALVKLQIPLQISDSTKPICLPYFDEELEPGTPLWVLGWGYTQQNGERDIAGSPPSGGRGGTPPSSRILLRTGKLSETLQQAEVRLIDTQSCNLVAYHGEVTQKMLCAGLPEGGVDTCQGDSGGPLLYANRHWQLVGIVSWGQGCGTPSTPGVYTSVRAYLDWIYTVRRSEL, from the exons ATGGGGAGGTGGATTGCCTGCATGGTGAGGACGAGGccagctgtccccagcaggTCCCCCAAGGGCCACAGCCTGCCG GTGACCCTGTCCCTCCCCGCAGCCCGTCTTTCCAGGGACAGATCGATCCTGCAGGTGCTGAACAGGAACACCGGAGCCTGGTCCTGCATCTGTTCTGACCTCTTCAGCCCGGAGCTGGCGAAAGCAGCCTGCGAGGAAATGGGCTACAGCAG CACCCCAACCTTCCATGCAGTGGATGcgggtgtggggcagcccctgCCTCCCCGTGAACTGGTGCTGAGCGACGGCCGCCTGCAGCTGCCCGAGCCAGGCAG GAAGTGCCTCTCTGGATCGGTTGTTTCACTCCTTTGTTCCA gctgcggggagagcgTGCGGACGCCGCGCGTGCTGGGCGGGCGGCCGGCAGCCATCGAGGCGTGGCCATGGCAGGTCAGCCTGCGCTACCACGGGGAGCACATCTGCGGCGGCAGCATCATCGATCCGCGCTGGATCCTCACCGCCGCGCACTGCTTCAA GAACAACCCCATCATCCCCAGCTGGCGCGTGAAGGCCGGCTCCGATGTCCTCTCTGGCCCCGCCACCCTCACCGTGGAGAAGGTCTTCCTGCCCGAGGTGACGCCCGCGTCTCCCAAGGACAATGACATTGCGCTGGTGAAGCTGCAGATCCCTCTGCAGATCTCAG ACAGCACCAAGCCCATCTGCCTGCCCTACTTCGACGAGGAGCTGGAGCCAGGCACCCCGCTGTGGGTGTTAGGCTGGGGCTACACGCAGCAGAACGGTGAGCGGGACATTGCGGGCTCCCCGCCCTCCGGGGGCCGCGGGGGAACACCTCCGAGCAGCCGCATTTTGCTGCGCACAGGCAAGCTGTCAGAGACCCTGCAGCAGGCGGAGGTGAGGCTGATCGACACGCAGAGCTGCAACCTGGTGGCGTACCACGGGGAGGTGACGCAGAAGATGCTGTGTGCCGGGCTGCCCGAGGGCGGGGTGGACACCTGCCAG GGGGACAGCGGCGGGCCCCTGCTGTATGCGAACAGGCACTGGCAGCTGGTGGGCATCGTCAGCTGGGGCCAGGGCTGCGGCACCCCCAGCACGCCCGGCGTCTACACCAGCGTCCGAGCATACCTTGACTGGATCTACACAGTCCGCAGG TCGGAGCTCTGA